The window TTTTGGCCACAAAGAGGGATGCGGCTTTCAATCCTAAAACTGACGTTCAACCCAAAATATGTACTCTATTCTGATGCATATGAAGTCCAATTAAACATCTCATAATTTTAGAAATCAATCAGGTTGTTCCATCCTATTCTGGTCATATGGCTTCTTACAACATATAGAACAGGTTTTTTTTTTTTTAAAGAACAGTAAACCATTGAAGTCAGTAAAATTGAAAATCCGAATTTTTCAAGGAAAAGCCTTCAATAACGATCACTGTTTTCGAAAAATGTAACCAGGAAAGCGTCTGAAAATTCAAAACAAAATCGACAACATAAGGTACAGAACAAAGTGAACAAACAATGAGGATGGAAAGAATGTACAGATAACATTAGCAATTTCATCTAGGCATGTCGCAGAGGTCATACTTCAGCTCTGAGGACTGAGATACAATTTACAAAAGAAAAACAAACAAAAAGGCGAGCAGAGAACTCGAGTGATTTCATGTCTATTTTGTACAAATTTAAGTCCTTTGATCTGAGAGATGTACACCCAGCTAAAATTTCGTTTGGGCTAGCATGGACACCTTCGGCATGCGATCCTCAAGTCAGAGCTAAACTGAGAAAATGTTATAGTCACTGAACTCCAATTGAAGCCCCAACATGAAGAAAATCTAATCCCTATTATTAGCTTCTGCAGACATCAAATTCCATTGCCAATTTTAAAATCTGAGAAGGAAATAGTTTCTCGAGCCTCAACTGATGGCGTTGGTTCTTTCTTGTTAGAACCAAAGAAAGAGCAATTTTGAAATGCATCCAGACTGCTGGCAATAAGGCGGTTTAACCCACTGAGACTATCATTCAGAATTAAATCTTCATTATGGTATTTAGATGATGGTAGATCCAGATCTAATGGACCTAATGATTCAGGCTGTACACAAGAGGAAAACGAAAATCAGACATATCTTAAAAATAGCTGAAAAATGCATGCATATACTATAACTAAAATTTAAAAATTCCTTTAGTCCTTGTTGACAGGCTTTCAGTTGAGGAACACATAAATGAATTTCGCTTCAGCGAACTGACGCTGCTTCTTGACGAAACAAGAGGGGCAGCTTTGAGGAGAACTCACCAAGTCCTAGGAGGGTCATGGAGCTTCAAAAAAGTAAAAAAAAATCTGGAAAAGAAACATACCCAGTATATATCTGCTAAAGCGTTGAAATCTTTCACTGAATTTCCTAGGATATGTGGATCAGACTGACACTCATCCATAGGATCTCCTTGAGGATCATTAATTGGCGTCTCTACAACAGGTAAGTCCTGCAGGAAAGTTGTGTTGTTACTTATTTAGTATTCCTATCTTCCAGCTACTATGATTATTTGAGAAATAGAAATGTTATGCCCACCAGAAAAGAAAATATAATGAAATGATACCTCCACCATACGATCACAGCCTGCTGAGCTTGTACTAGCAATCTGTTTGCAGTCCCCAGGAAGAGCAATCCCAGACTGTTGATGGAAAGCTGAATTCTTTTGAAACACAAAGGCATCACATGTTTCTTCAGCATCCCAGATGGAAGATACATGGGATACCATAGGAGGCTCACATTCCATCTTGTTCTTCTGTCTAGAAATATGAGCGGCAATCGCAGCATCAAATGAATCACAGCTAAATGGGATCTGAGGAAGACACTGGGACCTTCCAGTGAGAGTTTGATCAATGCAGTTGGCATCTAAATCATGAGTCACCCCAGTAAGAAGATCTCCAACACTAATGTTGGTGAGGCTATCAGCCCACTCTTTGGCTGATAGGGCAGTGCCCTTATGTAATCTCAGGCCATCCTAGGTATATGAAAACAAAATAAATGATCAGAAAAAAAACAGATAAGTTAAATGTTTACACGAAAAAATTCTTGTAATGCATTTCTAGGCTTCTAGCACAAAACGCATAATTAGAAGTTCACTTCTGTGTATAAGTGTACTGGCTGAAAATATGTATGGCTATGAGCTGAGTCAGCTGACAGTGATGATTAACATTTAAAGAACGGGACAGAGGTTGAATTACCACTTCTCCTTGATGTCTTAAGATACCCTGATCACCTGCAACCTTTTCATGCCATGATGTACTTTTTGTAGGGTCTCCCACAAGGTTATTCTTCTGATTGGGTTCACCATCTGAAGTCTGATCAAGAGAATGATTCTTTGTCACTGAGGTTAAGAGGTCATTGTGGATGTCTCCACATTGATTACTAGCTGATGGTGGAGAAGTTGGTGTTGATTCCATTACAGGGTCCTTCATCTTCTCCACATTATCATGCTCACCTAGAATCCTGAAAGGTGCTACAGGTGCTTGCGATAAAACAGATCCTAGCTCAGTACTGGAGAACCAACCATATCTGCAAAGGAGATATTCCAACTCAGTGATTACATAATGATTTAATGTCATGCGATATGAAGGCTAAAAAGAAATAAAAATTAGGAACCTTAAACGGAAAACTGGAGGGCTTCCAATCATCGAATACACATCTCCAGCACTGACATTTGAGTCTTGCGTCCATCTCAGATAGCCTGTCGGACTATCCTGCTGGACACTATTAGGGAAAAGCATTAGCTCTCCTGAAGCCACACTTGAACTCCCCCACTTGCGATTTAGGTGTTCCATAACTGAGGATATCTTTTTCCGAGTAGGAAGTGTAAGTTCCAAGTGAGGATTATGTTTATCCTGCGACGAATTAGAAAGCCAAGTTGTTTACATGAGCGGTAAACTTTATTCCAACTGAACTTGAAAATATAAGTAATGTTGCTACTCACCATTTCCAAGGCTCTTCTAGTACTATCATCAATAGGAAACAACTGGAGTTTAAGTTTCATAGAGTTGTGTATGTTGTTCTCAGCATAAATGTTTTGTGAAAAATCGGGCATAGGAGGCAGAAAATTTCCAACTGGAACAGCACTATTTCTCTCTGGAAATGCAATGGACAAAACAACACGATTTAGAAATAATTCACAACTGTGTCTCTTTGTATCTTGTCTATTTATAAACATAGGAAACAGAAAAACTATGTAGGAAATGATTCACCTGCACTGCTTTGGTCTTGTCCAACCTCTTTCTCGATTGTTCTCTCCAAGTGCTCAGCAGCATCTGCAACCAAAGACACCCCAGCAATTGCAGCCTTCTCCCATTTTTTATATGCTACTGTTGAAGGAACAATACCTGCTAAATAATTACAGTTTACACAATAAGGTCATTAAGGTGAGTGTGTGAGCATACTAGTTTTGCATAGATTAAAAATGAGGTACTACTGCTGTGTTTGAGAAGTAAATGTTTCAGAAAGTACTTTATACTACCAATTGTATCTGAATCAAGAAGCAATACCTATCATAGCATTTTAATGAATTTCAATTAAAAGGAATATAGTTTTGAACTCTAGCAAGAAGACTGTGAATGCAACCAATGACCCCCATAATTTGATCAAAATGTGAGGGCCAGATATCCTAACAACTGAAGAGAGAAAGTGACCATAGAGTATCTATGAAGTAGGTAGACAAACAGAAAGATTACTTGGTTTACGTCGTTGTCTTGCAGGTTTCACGGTACTTGCATCTCCTTTGTTGCCACGATTAACACCTACTCCACTGCGCTTTAATGATGCTTTTCCAGGTCCTGATTTCTGGATATTGTGACTGTCAACAAGAATAAGTTTAACTGGACGGTCATGTTCAGATGGTCTATTCTGATTTGGGACAGTGCTGGGAGCCTCAGGAGGGCAGTTTTCCCCCTGAGAAGGCCGTTTCCTGACAGTCTTCTTCCGGTCTTTCAGGAGTTGGTGTTCCTTTATAAGAAAAACATGTTAGTTGGTCCAGCATAAGCAAAATGTATCACTAATATAGAATCCAATTTTTCTCACCACTTCTCCATCATGTGTCACATACCTTCTGATGGATAACCATGCTTAATAGGTGTGATTAAATTCTTAAAGAAGCTAAAAGTACATCACACATGATGAGTGGAGAGGTGACAGTGCATCAAGGTTTACTGTAGGTGAGCAAAATTTTACTCTACCAGTAATAAATCTATGAACATATTCATGGATCAAAAATAGTGCTATGTACTAACCAATGCTTCCATAAAAATCTTAAATCGTCGCGGCTTCAAGTGAAGCTTTGATGCTTTACAGCTGTACTTTTCCAGCAATGACCACCTGTAACAATATCACACAATTAGAAGAAACATATGCACAATTTTATCCAAAGACAAGAACTCATACAGTATGACCTATATGTAACGGCAAATCTTTTCTGTTCATACATGTCAAGAAAACCTGATAATTCTCAAACTGTAAGCCCTATACTAACATCAGCTCTCCACAGAAGATTTTAAAGGTCAAATGCCCCCAAACGCCCAATTTGACTGATAAAATTAAAATCCATCTTCAATCTCTAAAATCGAAGAACATATACTAACTAAATGAACCTGTTAAATAATTAATCTTACCATCTAAGCATAGCAGCATTAGTATCTTTAGAATTTTTGGAATCCAAATATAATCCTGGACCCAGCAGCTTGTTCATACGCCTCACGAGACGATAGTAATAATGCCTGACCTGCAAAGCATGGAAGGAAAGACATGCACATAAAATAGATAATCAAAATCAGGATGATGAAGACTTCATGAACCACTGGATGAAAACAGTCAAAAGTAATTGTTTTAGTAAATACCTGATCTTTATTTTTACTTTGAACACGACGAGTGATTTTTTCAAAATTCTGCAATCCAGATACAGGAAGTTAGAGATCCATATCTGCTGAAATACTCTATTGCCAAGATACGAAAGGACAATGGCATACCTTGCCAACCTGTCGTAGTGCTGCAAAGAAACTTTGCTCTTCTTCATGTGTCCAAGCAGCCCATTGCCGGGTTGGTTTTTTAACTGCAGAGTCACAACAATTAGATAATGCAAAGTTGCACCTTGGAAGGTCACTTAACCATCATAAATCAATATAAGTAAAATGAAATTCAAAATTTATTGCAATAACACACCAGGCTGCTGCACGGCAACATGATTTGAAGTAGATAGGCCTAAAGCAGGATCTCTCTCCTGAACCAAAATACTCTCTCGACGCGGGTGTGCCTCAGAGCCCATGATTCTGTCAAACCCAAAATCTACATGCTCATGTTCTGGTTCGAGTTGACTTGAACTTGCTGCAAATTGGATTGCTTTGAGTTAAGCTTCTCATGGAAATATCAGGGCAGTAAACAGAGAAAAGTTAAACCTCTAACAAACAGCAACCTAATCACTTATCTTCACAAACCCTCACAATTCATGCATCACAAATTCAGCTATATCCAAACATTACTAAACTTTCATAATGCCAATAAGGTTGCATTTCAGAGCCATTTGCATATGAAATACAAATCTGAAATCCTCTCGGTTATAAATTTCCCTAGTCTGGGTAATTTCATAATGCCGAATCCAAATCCTTACAAACAGGACTCAGATAGGCCATGAATACTAGAAACACAAATCTATCGACCCATACAGACCACGAATACTAGGATTCACATCATAATCGCAAACCCCGGTATCATATCATCATCCAATTCAGAGAAAAATAGCCTACATTGGCATATTCATCATTCTAATTCAGCATCAAATCAAGCAATTAAATTTCACTCATGAACACACACACACACACACACAAAAAAACCTTCTTGGTATCCAAGTAAATTCTGGAAAAAGCCAAATTCTCTTCCGCAAAAACTCGTTCTACAGGTCCAGAATTCCAAATCACAACATGAACTCAACTCTTTCAACACAGTTCTAAAATTACCTTCATCCCAAAAAAACTTAAACTAAAAAAAAAAATTACAGAACGAAGCACTCAACAAATTTCCCCTAATTTCAATTCCTTCGAATTTCGAAAGACCCAAAAACGATGGTTAGGGTTTCGAGCTACGCAAACGTTTAGAATCAACTAAAGCTCCCTCAATCAAATAACCATGAATCTGGAAAATTTACACCGATAACTACCTGAAGAAGACTTGGGAGAATCCAAAGAACCCAGGAACAGAAGGAACGAGCTTCGCCGGCGATCGATGAAAATGCAGACTGAATTTTCCGACAGACGTTTAAGCCCAGAAAAGAAACGATTTTTATTTTTATTTTAATTTTCTTTTACTCTAAGGAAAAAGAAGAGGGGGGTCGAAAAATTTAGGATTTAATTTAATTTATTGGGACGATATCACCAACTGGGTTTTCTGGGTGTTTGAGACACATGGACATGAACATCTGGGGGTTACTCGAACGTGACCTAATTTTTTACAACTTTGAATGTATGTGATGTGTCATGGCTTTGTTTTGACAGTTGTAATCTGTAAAAACTCATCCTTCTGTACTCCTGTTGATTCCAATAGGTAATACTAAGTAACTCGATCACCCGGGTGTTAAAGTGTATCAGAGTCGTTAGATTAGTTTATTGTTGAGGACATTAGCTAATCTAACGGCCTCAACTCAATATTTTAGAACCAAAAACAGTGAGATTACCTTATTATGTCACACACACCGCAAACAATGACTAATCTAACAGCTTCTGACTCTGAAGTTTTAATACTCTAGAACGCTGTAAAATATCACTGTATTGATACAGATTGTATAAGGTCATACTGAAAAAGCTCGATCAGGTTAATATCTTTCAAATACGAAAACTTCACTGTAGTTTGAATGATGATTTCAACAAAGCATAAGGATTAACAGAAGTCTCTTTCATGAGAAAGTTATGCAATTAAATTTAATCATGTATCATGAATTCATATTAAAGTCTCATTTTTACAACATCAATAGGGTGGGTGAATATGTTACTTCACATGATGAAGACTGATACCTCTTAACTTTATCAATGGATACTTCAACCAAAGGATGAATTGCCTACAATGAAGGCAATGTTGCTTAAACAAGTCCAGCAGTGGGACTTGGCACATGCAGTGCAGGTAATCATAGTAGCATCTCTGAGAAAGGAAGCATATTTTACCTTTAAAGAAAGAACCTCTCTATTCTATCATGTGTTTGTGTTCGTATAGAAAAGCAAAATGTCAAAAGAAAGAGGGCATCTCTTCCTACAGAAAAGCTTTAATTATATCAAACAAGGTTTATAGACTTGGTCAAGGAATCCCTTCTGATTTTGTTGCTAAACCTTTAATTGCACACATGCCTATGCAGGCTACTTTAGCATTCAAATTTCAGAGGGATTTCATGACAGTAGGAATTGAAGGAGTAGACTAATGAAAAATGAATCATATTGTTCTGAGGCTCAAGGATTTACATTATATGCAGCCAAAATTGTTATGGACACGTTACAACATTTCATAACAATGATCAAAATAATGCAGATAGAAACATCAGATAGCTATGGAGCTTGTGCTACGCTTCCTTTGCTCTACAGACACCAGGAGGGGATCAAACTTAATCATGTGGTTGCATTCTCAAACATATTCAGTCCTTGTTCTATTGAAACAGTGTCTGCTTCCCCAATTGCTTCCATCCATCCACCATCATTTTTCTTACTTTGTCTTGAACCCTGCAGTTTGCATATTTGTTCAGCATATAAAGTTTAATGAATTTTTCAATAAACTCAACCTAAAACAATGTTACACACTTATACCACAAGACAACCTAAAAACATTCTCACCCATTTATTAGGTGAAGTGCAAGCCAGGAATCTGGAACTAGCTAGTGCTACCATATATAGTTTAAAAAGATCCGAAAAAGACAGCGACTCACATCCATTACCGTTACAAGACACCACAGCTTGGAGAAACAAATCGATGCCATCAAGAAAGGATCCTAGACCACTTATACTTAAGATATCCAATTAGTTCCAGCATAAGGTGTAGCCAGCTCATCCATTGGCTGCTGCAGTAACTTCATTCACTTGAGGCTGATTTACAAAGCATTAATCTGTACATAGGGTCCCCACGGTCTAAGACATGTTGTTCCCAATCTGATCGAACTCCAAATGGATTTTCCTTAAGCCACCCTTCATTATCTGTGGCATACCTTTGTTCATGCACAATAGTAAGTTTGCCTTTGCTGTGTGTCAGAAACTGTTCTTTCATTCTCACAGAGACAGCCTCTATATCAGATTGCAGAAACACCTAGCAAATGAGAATAAGAATTGTCATGCGGCTAACATGTATAGTTTTTTTCTAGATTTATGTAGGCAAACTCTTAACATTGCATCATAGAGTATATATGGTGTCATCACTAACCGTGGTTGGTTTTGAGGGTGAAGAGGTGAAAAAAAGTGATTACAGAGTTCTTATGGAGCTTCACTGCAAAGTAGTCTTACCTTTCCATCAGATGTAAGGAGATCAGCAACAGCTTCAACTAGTGACCTTTGCAGCATTCTCCATCGATGTTCTGGTTCGTTGAAATCAGGATTTGGACACTAAACGGGAGGAAAAATACTTATCAAATAGTTTCTATTGTTGAAACCCAAAAATCCCCAAAACCCGCTATTCGGACCCATGCTCAAATCAGGGACGCTTATTCGAAGGCACGGAAGATGGAATTATAAGGAAACGAAAAGGCGTTTAATTTGTTACATCAAACAAAGTGCTTGTCATTTCAAGCAACTGATGGAGAACAATTGAACAAAATTAATAATCCTATGTTTTTTTTTTTCGCATCGTTCTCAGCCTACAACAATGATATGTGACATCAGGTCATTCTCTTAAAGGATATTGTCTGGAACTGATGAAACTAATTATAGAGAAGATAATGTGCCATAAAAAAAGTCTGAATAGAAAGCAATCTGGTTTATGATCTATTTCCAAATCACATTACATCTTCATCATGCATGAAATTAAATGGACATGTACTTGTAGCTTATTAACTATAATCGATATGTCTAACAGGCACGGCTATTTCAAATTTTCAACAAGATACTTAAGAGAACAAGCATCCGCCCGAAAGTTAATAATACTATAATAGACATAAAAGAAATCCCAACCTGAATTGACACAAGTACTAGCTTTCCAGGGTAACTGGAAACAATGGAGCGGAATGTTGAAGTTGCGTTTGTTGCAATGAAGTACCTAATGTAGACAAAAACAAGTAAACATGGATCAGATGATGAAGCCAGAACCAAATTTTCAACACGCTCAATTCCATGGTTCTAAAAAACGCTGCCTAGGGCCGCCTAGGCGGGCTGGGCGGCCCGATTATTATTATTTTTTTATTTTTATTTTTAACCTATCGGATGAAGAGGAAGAAGATGAAATAGACTTTGAGTTTGAGACCGACACAGAAGAAGTGCAAGAGGGATATGGAGAAGAAGAATTTGAGGCATAGGCTAGCAAGAATCTAATTTGTTTCTTTCACTATTTGTTTTTTTTTATAATTTCTAAGAACATTGTTGTTGAACATTTTATCTATTTTTGAAGTATTTTTCTATTTTAGAACATAATAATGCTTTTATAAATTTTATTTATATAATTATTTAATTAAATAAATAAAAAATATAGAAAATAATAAACCGCCTAGGCGCCTGATTAATCCTTTAGGCGCTAGGCGCTGGCTGTCCGCCCGACTAGCGCCTAGCGTTTTTTAGAACCTTGCTCAATTCCATGGAAACACTTCAACTCCTACTTTCCAACCTCAAATTCAACAACATACAGACACAGACATACCAGCTGGGTTCCATTCAAATTATAACTCACAGTAATGAACACAAATTTATGCTACATGCTACTCAGACATGCACGCGGTAGAGAAATGCAAGTCAGATTAAAGTTATGCAGAGGAGGTTAGACCAGGAAATCCACATGGCCATAAATTTTGAAAGGGTTAAGGCACAACCTTACCCATTTCTTATACCACACCAGTGAGTGGAATCCAGGCAACGTTTTACCAGCTGAAAAAGAGATTAAAATGTACTATCAGTTAAATATTAGGAATTCAAGCATATAGGATACAAAATTTCCAAATCCCGGAGACCTTTTTATTAATCTCCAATCCGAGAAAATTCAAATCCTTCCTTGTTTTAGCCATCCCAAAAACAAACATTCCATTACCTGTCAATTTTTTATATGGAGTTAGGAAAGAACACGAAGCTACTATAACTCCTAGACCCAAAAAGAAAAGAAAAAGAAAATTAATGATTAAACGGTAAAGAATTTTCCAAAATTATACAACTACTTCAGCAAAACAGCCTTGGAATCTGCTTCTCCCAATCGTAAGTTTATGTCACTTCTACATCCTTTTAGCTTGTTGTGAGAATATATAACCCTCATGTTACTTAATTTATATATATTTATATATATATATATATATTATTGAGTGAAAAGTGAAAACCAAGGGGAAAGAAGATGAAATTATACCACTTCCAATGTCAACTACCAAAGGTTGAGCTGGATCTGAATAGGCAGCCTTCCAGTCAATATCAAAAGGGTAGGCCTGCACTGAAGGACTATTTTTAATAAATTTGATTCATTTTTAGTCAGCAGGATGCAATGCTGGACATGTTGTACCTCTACTATCTTGAAGCGAATGGATGATTGATGTCTTCGGTTCTTTAAGAAGAAATAATATTTTTATGCACAGCTCCTCATTACCTAGATGTCTATCTAAGCTAAGTGTAATGAGTTAATAGCCTAATGGTAGGAACACATACTGCCATCATGATGAGGCAAAATTCTAAGATTTGCAGTCCGGTGGTTTGTTAAGGAACAATCATCACAACGAAGGTCTAACATTCTAAACAATCCACATGAACAAATATAGCAATACTGTTATGGAAAATAGACTAGCAGATGGTTTTTCCACCCATGATGGGATGCATTACTTTCAACTTTGTTCCATTAATAGTCCCAACTGAATCCTCTTTTAAGCTTGTTGTTAAAATACTGAATTTTATTAAAGGAAAAGGTAAAACTTACCATATCTAAAGCCATGATGCCCGGAAGTTTTCTTCCTTTGAGAAACTCCCATACAACTGAAGCATTCTCAATCATATTGAAGTGAAAGATGGAATCTGATTCCTTCACCATTGCTTCACATGCCATATTCCCGACGACAGTTATGTTCATGTCGCCTCGACTTAGTTGATTAAGCATTTGAGCCACTTTAGAAGCTCCTTTTGTGCGGCTGATCATATGAAATTTCACTGGACCAATCCAGGTAACTTTCTGCAGTTCAATGAAAATACAAGGAAGATCTGATCACATGTCCATGACACAGCCAGCAACTAGGGATACGTTGATGTTCAACACAAAAGAGAACATAAAGCAATCATGAAAGAAAATACAGATGACATCAAAATGAAACTTTAACCAAGTGGTTATGACTTTTAAGACTGATAGACAGTCTCCAGAGCTGCATGAAGCCTGGTAGACTTAGACTTTAGAGATATTATTGCAACACACTGTTATGCATACTAAGTGAATTGACTGAATTCTATACCTTAAAACTGAACTTCTCTATGCTGTCACCTCAAGATTTAATGTGATTGATATTTAACAAATAAAAGATAACTTTTCATCTGTAAAAGAATACTTCAACTATTTTTTTTAAGGAATACTTCAGAAGTATCTAAACTTACCTTGCATTTAGCGAGAATAGAGTTTATTTCATCTAGCGATACAGGCCCAATATCAACAGGTACCCAACCTAAACGAGGGAAACAGTTGAATCAAAAACTTGGTTTGAATATTTGTTTTCATTATGAGTCGACGGCAGTGTAACACACATCTAGAGCATCAGAACTTGAAACTATTGTAAATGTTAACAAAAATAAGAAAAAGAGTGGTTAATGACATACTCAATTCATACATGAATGGCATCATATTTTGTTCAATCAAATGCAGTCTCACCATCCGGAATGGCATGTCCAGGAAATATCTCCAATTGCTTCGGATGATGATCATTCTTGCACCAAAAGTCTTTTGGATATAGGATCTGTACATTTCTATTGTGTGCAAACTGGATTATATCTAAAGCTTCTTTAAGTGTTCCCTGTTCCACCAAATTCAAGGGAACAGATACCTGTAATGCATGCATTATTTGGAATGCCATCATTCCTACAAACACTAACCCATCACATGTGGAAGCTAAGGTATGCAAAGCAGCTGCTTTATTGAAGAGATTACTGCCTCCAATCTGCATTGCCGAAGATAATAAAACTTGTAAGTGTACGGTATGACCGTCCAAAAAAAAATTAGAACTCATAAATAAGCAGTCTAACATACAATTGCTGCATAAGGTTTTGTACTGGTTTCTGCAAGCCTTCTGAGGTGATATAGGCTCTCCTCAAAGTGAAAACCAGCTAAACAAGCATAACAGAAACGAGCAACTCCACAGGTCGATGCAAGAATCTTATGAGACCGGGAAAAGTAGTCATTGACAAAAATATCTACTCCGGATGACAATACTTGAGCAAATTTTGAACAGTTTGCAACTTCCCCTTTAAAATCAGCAAGATTCTCAAGGAGAACAATATCAGATTTTTCAAAGCCTTCTCTCTTTGATGCCATGTTATGAGAAATGCATTTTACAGGAACAACTTTGTAGTCAATAACCGATGACAACAAATCTGAAATATCAAGCCACTAAGCACTAGATCAGTTAACAACATATAGTATTATATCGGTTTCTTATAGAATTTTTGATCATATCATGAAATCCGCTGTCATTAATCATCGTTTTCGTATCAACAATGCTAGTAACAAGCTGAAAATAATAATTAGCAAAAAGCATTATATACCTGCAACAGACTGTGCAGCAAACACTTTCGGATTAGTTTTAGCACTCCAATCACTAACAAGAACTACTTTAGCCCCGGACTGCTGTAGATACTTAATGGTAAAAACAGCACTGGACTCTTGTTCCTGAAGCAAAAGGGCAGAGTCAAATCTGACCAGGACAACTTTTTCAACAAGCTCCTCCTTTGGAAATTTCTTTAGAGTCTGCAAGTGTGGCAAGGCCTCCAATTCTCCTCCATAAGCCTAGAAGAGCACAAACCCAGTTCAAATAAATAAAAACTCCTACAAATAAACGAGAAAAACATGAAATTCATCCAGTAAAACTAGCATTACTCCACTCTTACCTTACATTTAAATGTTACATTTACTTTGGGATATTCAACACTGTGAGGTTTGTAAGCAATGCCAGAAAATGCATGAGAGTTGAAGAAAGAGAGAGTTGAGTGGAGGTGAACAAGGTTCACAAGTAGACCCATGTATCAGACCTCTAAAACCCAACTGGTTTTGTTCTGCTCTTATCTGGCTTGAGGTTTTAAACAGGGGAGATGACGGTAAAAACGACATGTAGTTTCAAACTAAACGCCACGTCGTTTATAAGGGCGGCCCCTATAACACAAACGCACAAAGCTGCTCGATCAGTCAGAATTTGAAGAGGAGTCAATTCGGCTCATATCGTAAACGACGTCGTAGAGTC of the Fragaria vesca subsp. vesca linkage group LG6, FraVesHawaii_1.0, whole genome shotgun sequence genome contains:
- the LOC101294489 gene encoding TSL-kinase interacting protein 1-like: MGSEAHPRRESILVQERDPALGLSTSNHVAVQQPVKKPTRQWAAWTHEEEQSFFAALRQVGKNFEKITRRVQSKNKDQVRHYYYRLVRRMNKLLGPGLYLDSKNSKDTNAAMLRWWSLLEKYSCKASKLHLKPRRFKIFMEALEHQLLKDRKKTVRKRPSQGENCPPEAPSTVPNQNRPSEHDRPVKLILVDSHNIQKSGPGKASLKRSGVGVNRGNKGDASTVKPARQRRKPIAYKKWEKAAIAGVSLVADAAEHLERTIEKEVGQDQSSAERNSAVPVGNFLPPMPDFSQNIYAENNIHNSMKLKLQLFPIDDSTRRALEMDKHNPHLELTLPTRKKISSVMEHLNRKWGSSSVASGELMLFPNSVQQDSPTGYLRWTQDSNVSAGDVYSMIGSPPVFRLRYGWFSSTELGSVLSQAPVAPFRILGEHDNVEKMKDPVMESTPTSPPSASNQCGDIHNDLLTSVTKNHSLDQTSDGEPNQKNNLVGDPTKSTSWHEKVAGDQGILRHQGEVDGLRLHKGTALSAKEWADSLTNISVGDLLTGVTHDLDANCIDQTLTGRSQCLPQIPFSCDSFDAAIAAHISRQKNKMECEPPMVSHVSSIWDAEETCDAFVFQKNSAFHQQSGIALPGDCKQIASTSSAGCDRMVEDLPVVETPINDPQGDPMDECQSDPHILGNSVKDFNALADIYWPESLGPLDLDLPSSKYHNEDLILNDSLSGLNRLIASSLDAFQNCSFFGSNKKEPTPSVEARETISFSDFKIGNGI
- the LOC101313150 gene encoding phosphoglycerate kinase-like, whose product is MGLLVNLVHLHSTLSFFNSHAFSGIAYKPHSVEYPKVNVTFKCKAYGGELEALPHLQTLKKFPKEELVEKVVLVRFDSALLLQEQESSAVFTIKYLQQSGAKVVLVSDWSAKTNPKVFAAQSVADLLSSVIDYKVVPVKCISHNMASKREGFEKSDIVLLENLADFKGEVANCSKFAQVLSSGVDIFVNDYFSRSHKILASTCGVARFCYACLAGFHFEESLYHLRRLAETSTKPYAAIIGGSNLFNKAAALHTLASTCDGLVFVGMMAFQIMHALQVSVPLNLVEQGTLKEALDIIQFAHNRNVQILYPKDFWCKNDHHPKQLEIFPGHAIPDGWVPVDIGPVSLDEINSILAKCKKVTWIGPVKFHMISRTKGASKVAQMLNQLSRGDMNITVVGNMACEAMVKESDSIFHFNMIENASVVWEFLKGRKLPGIMALDMAYPFDIDWKAAYSDPAQPLVVDIGSGNGMFVFGMAKTRKDLNFLGLEINKKLVKRCLDSTHWCGIRNGYFIATNATSTFRSIVSSYPGKLVLVSIQCPNPDFNEPEHRWRMLQRSLVEAVADLLTSDGKVFLQSDIEAVSVRMKEQFLTHSKGKLTIVHEQRYATDNEGWLKENPFGVRSDWEQHVLDRGDPMYRLMLCKSASSE